A segment of the Lolium perenne isolate Kyuss_39 chromosome 3, Kyuss_2.0, whole genome shotgun sequence genome:
GGCGCTGGTGTCGTGTACCCAGCATTAGCAGTCTTCTTCTTGTCGGTGGGTGTCACGAAGTTCGAATCATCCATCGGCTCACTCTTCTTACTTGCATCTTCCAATTCATCGTCATGTTGATCCTTAACTGAATTCAAAAATGATGCAGTGCCGTCTGACTTGATTTCGTCATTGTCCATGAAATCTTTAGGCGGAAGGACGCCATGGCTAGGTGTGGAGGCCGCTCCTTCTTTTTTGTCTTCCACCTCCTGATCTTCATCATCAGACATGTCAGCCTTGCCTGCCCTGTACGCAACTCCTTTCGCGTTAAGCATTTTTAGGACTTTCTGCAGAACAAAATTCAGAAGGTAATTAATGTCATGCTGTGTAGAGATGCATTTCAGCAGATAGAAGCATACAAAAAATAGTCCATGTCACCTGAGCAGATACGTCTGCAAATTTGTCCATATGTTTGCTTATTGATGTGTCTATGTGATTGGTCAGTTTAATCATAATCTGCTCAACCATGACCTCCATTCTTGAATCATCCACTGAACCTGAAGCTTTAGCTCTTTTACTTTGCTTCCTCTTTGATCTTGGAGGAACGTCAGGTGTGTGGATCACCTCCCTTCTGTGGTTAGCAGATATGTCGTCGTCAATCTAGAAGGAATGCACATGAAGTGATGATGTAAgtccacatgaaatgatgaagatAATAGTACATGAGTAAGAGAAAACTTACCAAGCCTGTTCCTCGTCCATGTTGGTATTCAATGTTGTCTCTCTTACTCGCCTCTTCTTCTGTCCAGTTCCTCATCAACGGCTTTGATGACGTCAATTGTGAACCAGTTGGGTGCACTTTTTCATAGTAAATATACTGCATATGTTGGCACAACAGTTAAACACCATTATacattgttggatttttttttaagAGAATGGACGTGGTGAGGagaaatatacctgaagcagggCTAGGTTGCCGCGGGGCCATTGCACCATCTCATGTTCACTTTGCAGTTTCTTTATATTGTTAATTAAATAAGAACGTGTGAAACCATTGAAGTTCATTTTCTTCAAACGTGACACGTACTTAACAATTGTCCAATACTCCAACGGAACTGTTTTGCTGGACTGTGGTGCAAGAACTGTACCAAGGGCCACAAGAACAGCTCTTCGAAGGAAGTCATCGTCGGCTAATCCGCTCTTGATTGCGTCCGAGATCAATCCATCAATACTCAGACTGCCGGTGGACTTGTTCAGAAAACGAGATGGTATATCATTTTCTGCATATTCCCCATCCTCATAAAGGATGGTGTCAATATCCAGCCCATCTGCTGCTTTGTCCTTGAGACCAAAAATTTCCTCCACATCGACTCCTTTTATAGTAATCGAGGGTTGATCTTTTTGCAAGTTGAATGTTTCTGACTCTGCGTCAAATGCCTTAAACATGAGCCTAAGTATAGACGATCGTGGACTTATACTCTTCATGTGAATCAAGCTTTGTAAATCAGCTTCAGCGAGTTTACATCGCTGAGCTTGTGTCATTCTTGTTACAAAGCCCACCCAACGATCCACATCGCACACACCAATTTTCAACTTACTGTTCATAAAAACGAGTAGATAAATGTCAAAATTTGTGTGCAAGTATAATGCCATGCAACATAATTTCTAAAGTCATATTTATGTTACGTATGAAAGGGCCGGATATTTTTTCTTAGATCATAATTCTATCCGCTATCTTTATCAAAGCGATGATTTGCGTTGAACAAAAATTTCCACTAACAAGTGTTAAGATCTAAAATTCAAAGAACAATTATATTGACATCGATTCGCCTATGATCTCACCATAATCACAAAAGCTATAAGGATATCATACGTACAGAAACATCCCAAACAAAGAACACGTACTGCATACAAGCAATAAGGCAAGGCAATACCTCGATGTTTGCATGTCTTGTGAGCAGCTAGAGGAGGCTTTCTCGCCGATAAGGGATGGGGAGGGAGGCGGCGGTAGTCAGATCTCACGGATGGCGGCGGCGTTGGGCGAGAGTGCTGGCGCCTAAAAAATGTGGAAGACGAGCTTACCCTGCCAATCTTCGTGATTATCGTGCGTCAAGTTATGGTAGTTTCCTTCATCGCACGAAGGACGTGGGGTAATTGCGCGCGCGGTGCGTTGACCATTAACAGATGGGCCATTAGATTAGCCGTGCGGCCCAGGCCCAGAAGTAAAGGACGCTTTATTAAGAACGAGAGCAAGGTAGAAACCCTACAATTCCCCTTCAACGCCTCTACCTACGACATCATCTACTCTAGATCGAACGTCGTGCCGCCGGCAAAGTCATGTCTTCCTCGACCTCGGCCACTATAATCCGGCACCCAAGTTATGGTCCTCTCCCTATGATCAAGTGCACGAGCTGCCGGTGGCGCGTCGTGGAGAGGAAAACAGCCTCCACAACGTCCAACGCCGGCGATTTCGTCAGGTGCAATAATCACAATGTAAGATGTTTTTAATGTTATTCAATATCCGTCTATTGTCATCAGGACTTATGCCAAAATTGTAAGTATGATTAATGTTCGTTATTTCTAGCCGGTTAGAGGAGGATGCAACTTCTGGTATTGGATTGAAAAGTACGCAGATCTGCTCGTGAAGAAGGGTATTGTTCCACCAAACTCACCTATGCTGATTCCCCTAGAAGGAGAAGTGGTTGAAGAAAACGGAGGAGATGGAGAACTACAGAAGCAAGATGCACTAAACAAGGACATGAAGCGCCTGAAGAAAATAATTGTAGTGAAGCTGAACGAAATTGTGTCAATGCTTCAGATTATAGCGATTCTTCTGGGTATTGTAATTGTACTCTTGGGTTATAAGAACTAAATTTGTAATATGAAATAAAGGATTTAGAAGTAGTTTACTCTCAGCAAGATATATTGCTACAAATTTGTACTGCATTGTTTGTTTTTTACTTAGTTTGTGGATCACATGATTAACCATGCATTTTTCTGCGATTAACTGGCCAACACAGTTCATCATTACTTAACAGGATCAtgcatgtttacaaaacacatccACTAGCACGACAGGGACACGATAGCTGCCTTACAAGACTTAGATAATAAAACACATAAAAACTAGAAAAACAAGAGTGACAACGCCGTCATATCATCCTCCTTGGCTCCTCCTTGTAAGGATCACTCGTCATCCTCCGGCATGATGTAGGGGAGGCAGTGCATGTTGCCCGGGTTGGGGAAGATGGCGTAGAAGTTGGTGAAGATGTTGTAGTTGGTGAATGCGATGAACTCGCACCCGCACCAAAACACCTGCCCGAGCAGACGGTGAGCATCGAACCTGTTGGCGAAAGTTACGAAGAGGCTGATGACGTGGCCGGGGTTGCCATCGTAGTACTCCTCAAGCTCGAACATGCGTGGCGAGCCCGGAGGGAGGTGGCGTTAGCTGGCAGAGAGGAAGACTGAAGATAGCTCCGTTGGGTCCCTCCACCTCGATATGGCCCACACGCGCAGCTGGTTGTCGCAGACGACTCCGGCCGGGTACTGTCTCTCCGGCACGGTTGCAGGGCGGCGGAACGTAGGGCCGTTGAACTGCATTGTGGCGATCCCCTTGAGATGTGGCGTGTATTGGATTTGGAGGCCGCGCGTTAGATGGGATGGGAGATGGATTTGAATGAGTGTGAGGAAGAGTGAGCACAATGGTGGCTTTAAATAGGCGTGGTCGCGTGGATGGGTGAGGTGAGGGGGCTTGTGAGCTGGTTTCGTTATCCACTAACTGCACATTGAAAAGCAGGACGGCATCCAAAGCGGCGCACGGTTTTTAGTGTGTCAATTAATTCGGCGCGTGGATACAGAACTGCGCGTGTGAACCCTACCTTTTTTAGCATGACGGAAAAACCCGACCGACCGACACGCCCGCGCGTGGAGCTGTTACCACTGCCATGCGACACATCTGCACTCCGCGTCTCAGCGTTTCAGCGT
Coding sequences within it:
- the LOC139838344 gene encoding uncharacterized protein; this translates as MFKAFDAESETFNLQKDQPSITIKGVDVEEIFGLKDKAADGLDIDTILYEDGEYAENDIPSRFLNKSTGSLSIDGLISDAIKSGLADDDFLRRAVLVALGTVLAPQSSKTVPLEYWTIVKYVSRLKKMNFNGFTRSYLINNIKKLQSEHEMVQWPRGNLALLQYIYYEKVHPTGSQLTSSKPLMRNWTEEEASKRDNIEYQHGRGTGLIDDDISANHRREVIHTPDVPPRSKRKQSKRAKASGSVDDSRMEVMVEQIMIKLTNHIDTSISKHMDKFADVSAQKVLKMLNAKGVAYRAGKADMSDDEDQEVEDKKEGAASTPSHGVLPPKDFMDNDEIKSDGTASFLNSVKDQHDDELEDASKKSEPMDDSNFVTPTDKKKTANAGYTTPAPKHGDTPEVPIIIDDKATPESSCSATIDLTLPDALEEFDSLNTICRKAIESGKKEEKKDDVCGKKEEKKEDVCRKRKRRAPRKLSSPSIVMTENCPKRFPRDREKVIECYLAELRLKLKDRTICPAWRANSIVENRPRRQRWKKKNLNTTDIAEMSSCYERCELEYFGTNKLWVTVVMHGDKKEFQVLDSLWRLEQSKDFVEKLREEILKDVEFANNEISTKKYPDVSKWEIKRYPIPMQSDTHSCGLFLLACMEHWDGDKLTAKFSQETINKNRNMTAAKIIMAESNMHEKAKKDVLDIAAKARA